CATACGGAAAGAGCGGGCTCAAGAAAATAGCAGGAAGTGTCACTGAAAGGGTATTGCGCAAATCAAAGGTGCTGGTGCTGGTCGTACCACCGAATTATGAGATAAAAACGGAGTCATGATATGGAACCTCCATTTTTAGCTGCCGTGGACCTTGGCGGGACTAAAATAACTGCCAGCCTGGCAAATAGAGAAAAAATACTGGCCAAAGTATACCAGCCTGCGCAATTGGAAGGGGACAATAAGACAATACCTCAACAGGTGGATTTGTTAATAAGTTATCTTTGTGACTTAAAAGGAATTAGTAAAGATGATATCAATGCTGTGGGAATCGGCAGTTGTGGTCCATTTAAAAAAAAGGAAGGTCATATTACTCTTGTTGCACCAAACCTGTGCGGCGGATTAACCATGGAAAGGGAAGTAATTCCCAACGATTGGACCGAGATTCCCCTTGAAACAGTATTATCTCAGGTATTTCACAAATTGGTTATCGATAATGATGCAATTGTTGCGGCAATGGCAGAAAGGTTGTTTGGAGCCGGCAAAGGAGAAGATGATCTGGTTTATGTTACCTGGAGTACAGGGATAGGCAGCGGCGCATATGTTAACGGAAGATTGATCAAAGGAAAAAACGGAAATGCTCCACATCTTGGTCATATTTATTTAGTGGAAGACGGACCCCTATGCGGCTGCGGTAATTTCGGGGATATGGAAGCATTGGTCTCAGGAGTGGCTATTGCCAGGGATTATGGTGGAACTACTGAGGAAGTATTTTTAGCTTATCGCAGAGGTGATACAAGGGCAAAAGAGATTATAGAAGGGGCTGCAAAATATTTTGCCCGGGGCCTGGCATCAATTAATGCAATTCTGGATACAAAGGTTT
This region of Methanosarcinales archaeon genomic DNA includes:
- a CDS encoding ROK family protein, encoding MEPPFLAAVDLGGTKITASLANREKILAKVYQPAQLEGDNKTIPQQVDLLISYLCDLKGISKDDINAVGIGSCGPFKKKEGHITLVAPNLCGGLTMEREVIPNDWTEIPLETVLSQVFHKLVIDNDAIVAAMAERLFGAGKGEDDLVYVTWSTGIGSGAYVNGRLIKGKNGNAPHLGHIYLVEDGPLCGCGNFGDMEALVSGVAIARDYGGTTEEVFLAYRRGDTRAKEIIEGAAKYFARGLASINAILDTKVFVIGGSVFMNNIDILTPLIENEFYKSFPALSDGVKIRRSALDTYLGDMAALSLVMPDDWIKVWQDEKPWEHAPEKIILEKW